A genome region from Halorussus pelagicus includes the following:
- the rpl18a gene encoding 50S ribosomal protein L18Ae gives MSEFTVRGKFQARDGWQEFETSVNAENENVAEERTYTNFGGRHGLKRTQVEIEEVEGQ, from the coding sequence ATGAGTGAGTTTACTGTACGCGGCAAGTTCCAAGCCAGAGACGGCTGGCAAGAGTTCGAGACGAGTGTCAACGCAGAGAACGAGAACGTCGCCGAGGAGCGCACCTACACCAACTTCGGCGGTCGTCACGGTCTGAAGCGGACGCAGGTCGAGATCGAGGAGGTCGAAGGACAATGA
- a CDS encoding arsenate-mycothiol transferase ArsC, which yields MATAFAEQERADRETESVEIVTGGTDPADHVHEEVVEVMAERDFDLSDRTPREVTREELHDCDYAITMGCSAEDVCPATWSGENRDWGLDDPDGQSLDAVRAIRDEIEGRVADLFDELAD from the coding sequence ATGGCGACCGCGTTCGCGGAACAGGAAAGAGCGGACCGCGAGACGGAGTCCGTCGAAATCGTCACCGGCGGCACCGACCCCGCCGACCACGTCCACGAGGAAGTGGTCGAAGTGATGGCCGAGCGCGACTTCGACCTCTCGGACCGGACGCCCCGCGAAGTGACCCGCGAGGAGTTGCATGACTGCGACTACGCCATCACGATGGGCTGTTCGGCCGAGGATGTCTGTCCCGCGACGTGGTCGGGCGAGAACCGCGATTGGGGGTTAGACGACCCGGACGGGCAGAGTCTCGACGCCGTGCGGGCGATTCGAGACGAAATCGAGGGGCGAGTGGCCGACCTCTTCGACGAACTCGCGGACTGA